GACGACGTCGCGCAGCGCAAGCTCTACACTCCATCGACTCAGCTCTTTTTCGTGCCGCAGCTGACCTTCATGCCGGCCGTCGGGCTCTACTTCGTAGCGCGCCAGCAGCAGCCCGGGCAAGAAGCGTTTCGCTTCTATGCGCTTCCCGCGACGCCGCCCAAGGATGCATTCGAGATTCGCACGGCCGCGTCGTGCGTGGGACAGGTTCGCAATCTCGCGACGCAATCGTTGAGCGAGTTGAAGAACCATTTCGCCAATGGCGCACCGACCCCGAGTTGGACGATTACGCCGCATTCGGCGAAATCGGGGACCTGGTACGAGCTCGATCCCGGCGATGCAACGGTCATTCCCGCCGTCATCACGTGCGGGCGGATAGCAGCTACGACGTCCGACGACATCGTGAAGCGCGGTTTCGACGGGGCGCGAATTCCCGAGCTTAACTACACGCCTAGTTTAGGAATCTATCTCGTCCGGCCGGCACCGCGGGCATCGCCCTCACCGTGATTCGGGCGAGCGCCCTTCGTTGCGCGCGCGTTCGACCATCTCGCGCATGCGTGGGTGCTCGCCGCGAATCGTTGTCACCCACGTTTCAAAGCGCGGCACCGTTTCGCCGGTGCGAAACAAAAAGTACCACACATTCATATCGCCCATGAACGAAAATCGCCGCTTGAAATCTTTTGCCAGCAACGCGTAAGAATCGAAGCCGCCGAGATAATTTTTTATGCCGTTGTGCTCGCGATCGACCTCCAGCAACGCTTTAGCATTGGCAATTGTGGCGCGGACCTTGCGGGGCATGCGAAGGATTCCGGGCGTCGCCAGCACGCGCTCGATGTCGATCGCATCGTAAGCCGCCACGCATGTAGGATCGAAGTCCGCGAACGCGAGGCGGTAGGCGTCCCAATGCTCGGCGATCTGTTTCCAACGCACGCCCGCTTGAAAGACGGCGCGCGTCATGACTTCGAAGTAATCGGCGGGCGAGGCGGGGTCGATCACGCCGGGAATCGTTTCGGCCACAATGGCAGGTTTTGCAAGCGTGCCATGACTCCGCTGCGGACCACAGGGGCCTCAGCCGGCAGGGACCGGGGTGGGCGAGGTCGCAGAATCGCAGCAACAATGCTGCTCTCGTCACGTGGTCGGATTTCCGCTTCGGCTTCCCCGTTCAAGAAAGTCCACACCGTCGGCAGAGTCTCTAAGGAGTTCCTTAATCCGTGTACGTAGATGAAATGCTCAACTGTGTGGACTGCGGACGTCAGTTTGTCTTCAGTTCCGGCGAACAACGCTTTTACGAGCAAAAGGGTTTTCAAAACAAACCCAACCGCTGCCCGGACTGTCGCCAAGCCCGCAAGCAAATGCGGTCCAGCGGCGGCGGCGGTGGCGGCGGCGAGCGCGCCGGACGTCCGCGCGAGATGTTCACGGCAACGTGCAGCAATTGCGGCGGCGTCGCTGAGGTCCCGTTCAATCCGCGCGGCGATAAACCGGTGTACTGCCGGGATTGCTTCGCCTCGCGCCCGTCGTATCGCTGAGCCCCGCCCGGTCCTCATCCCCTAAGCATTCGTACGACGTCGTCGTCGTCGGTGCCGGCCATAACGGTTTAGCGTGTGCGGCGCTCGTCGCAAAAGCGGGCGCGTCCGTCGCCGTCTTTGAACGCGGCGCATCGCTTGGCGGCGCGGCTGTTAGCGAAACCGGTGTCTGGCCGGGCTACACGCTTTCGACGGCGTCGTACGTTTGCAGTTTACTCGATCCGTGGCTCGTCGAAGAACTCGAACTGCACAGCCGCGGCTTGTCGTACTATCGCAAGGATCCGTACGCGTTCACGCCGCTGCTCGACGGCAGGTCGTTGTTACTCGGCACCGATCGGGAGAGCAATGCCCGCGAGATCGAGGCTTTCAACCCGCACGACGTGGGCGGTTTCGAGGCCTATGCCGAGCGCACCGATCGCTTGGGCCGCGCGCTCTTCGATTCGTTTTCCGATGAGAATCCGCACTTCGACCGCTTTGATGCCGAGACGCAGCGGTTGCTGCGGGGCTCGGCGGCGGAGTTGGTGGAGGGTTACGTCTCCACGCCGGTGCTCCAAGCCGAACTCGTCAACGATGGACTGATCGGTACGTATCTTGGGCCGCGCGATGCCGGCACGGGGTACGTACTCGCGCATCACTTGGCCGGCCGGCTTCTGGGCACGCAAGGTTCGTGGGCGTTCGTGCGGGGCGGCATGGGTTCGGTCTCCGGCGCATTGGCCTCGGCGGCGCTCGCCCACGGCGCCGAGATTTTCTCGGATTCGCCGGTCTCAAGGATCATCATTAACGGTGAAGGCCAAGCCGCCGGTGTGGACGTCGCTGATTTCGGCACCATTCGGGCGCGCGCCGTCGTGTCGAACGCACACCCGCAGACGACGTTCGTTGAATTGCTCGATTCAACGGTTCTCGATTCGGAGTTCCGCGCGAAGGTCGACGGGTGGAAAACGACTGGGCCGTCGCTCAAGATGAACCTCGCGCTTGGTGAACTTCCGAACTTCAGCTGCCGCCCGGGAACGAACGCGCAGCCCCATCATCGAGCGACCATTCACGTGGCACCGTCGATCGACTATTTGCAAAGGGCGTACACCGACGCAGTAAGCGGCGGTGAGAGCGAGGAGCCATTGATCGAATGTTTCTTGCAGACGCCGACGGACGCATCGCTCGCGCCGCCCGGCAAGCACATTCTTTCGGTTTTCGCGCAGTATTTCCCGAGCGATCGCAGCGATGGTTGGGAAGACGGGAAGCGCGAAGCTGCGGCAAACAAGATCGTCGCGATGCTCGCGCGCTACGCGCCGAATCTGCCCGACGTCATCGAGCATCGGCAGATTCTAGCCCCTTCCGATTTGGAATCGCGCTTCGGCTTGCGCGGGGGCCACATTTTCCACGGCGAGCTGCTACCGGGTCAGATCTATCAGGACCGTTTCGCTACCCGTACTCCGATAGGCGCACTTTATTTGTGCGGGTCGGGCGCGCACCCCGGGGGATGCGTGAGCGGCTTTCCGGGCAAACGGGCCGCCATGGCCGTGCTGCGAGACTTGGCCGCAAATGAAAAGGCCCGCCGAAGCGAGCCTTTTCGCAATCGCGCTACGGCGAGCTGACTATTTGATAACGCTCCACGTCGCCGCGAACGGCGCGGTGAAGTCGCCCTCGGTATAGTTCGAAAATTGTTCCGAACCACCGGCAGGGAATGCCCAGCGTCCCACTCCGCTAAAGCCCGAACCGTTGCACGGGACC
This Candidatus Eremiobacterota bacterium DNA region includes the following protein-coding sequences:
- a CDS encoding NAD(P)/FAD-dependent oxidoreductase produces the protein MLRLAPVVSLSPARSSSPKHSYDVVVVGAGHNGLACAALVAKAGASVAVFERGASLGGAAVSETGVWPGYTLSTASYVCSLLDPWLVEELELHSRGLSYYRKDPYAFTPLLDGRSLLLGTDRESNAREIEAFNPHDVGGFEAYAERTDRLGRALFDSFSDENPHFDRFDAETQRLLRGSAAELVEGYVSTPVLQAELVNDGLIGTYLGPRDAGTGYVLAHHLAGRLLGTQGSWAFVRGGMGSVSGALASAALAHGAEIFSDSPVSRIIINGEGQAAGVDVADFGTIRARAVVSNAHPQTTFVELLDSTVLDSEFRAKVDGWKTTGPSLKMNLALGELPNFSCRPGTNAQPHHRATIHVAPSIDYLQRAYTDAVSGGESEEPLIECFLQTPTDASLAPPGKHILSVFAQYFPSDRSDGWEDGKREAAANKIVAMLARYAPNLPDVIEHRQILAPSDLESRFGLRGGHIFHGELLPGQIYQDRFATRTPIGALYLCGSGAHPGGCVSGFPGKRAAMAVLRDLAANEKARRSEPFRNRATAS
- a CDS encoding zinc-ribbon domain containing protein — encoded protein: MYVDEMLNCVDCGRQFVFSSGEQRFYEQKGFQNKPNRCPDCRQARKQMRSSGGGGGGGERAGRPREMFTATCSNCGGVAEVPFNPRGDKPVYCRDCFASRPSYR
- a CDS encoding DNA-3-methyladenine glycosylase I; its protein translation is MAETIPGVIDPASPADYFEVMTRAVFQAGVRWKQIAEHWDAYRLAFADFDPTCVAAYDAIDIERVLATPGILRMPRKVRATIANAKALLEVDREHNGIKNYLGGFDSYALLAKDFKRRFSFMGDMNVWYFLFRTGETVPRFETWVTTIRGEHPRMREMVERARNEGRSPESR